The DNA region CCCATCTTCTGAGTTTGTTGCGGAGCTAATCTGCTCAATAAGATAGGAAGCTACCCGTTTTTCTGCATCCTGCAGGCTGAGTCTCTCGATCGTCATCTCCGCTTCCTTTAACCTTTTTCCGATTTCTTCGAGTACTTTCAACGAAATCTCAGGGTGTGTAACAAGCATCCCTTGCAAGTCTTTTCTGTGAATCACACATATTTCGGTATTGGACATTGCCTCGGCATAATTTGCTGATGTGTCTGATGTAAATAGGGAAAGTTCACCGATAAAGTCTCCTGGTTCAAGAATTCTCAGCAGCTGCTCCTTACCTAGCTCAGAGACCCGGTATATCTTCACTCGTCCAGTATGAATAATAAGCAATTGTTCGGTGAGGTCTCCAGGTTGAAAGATCATTTCTCCTTTTAAATAGTTTTTTGAATGCGCGGATTGGACAACCTTTTGCATCTCATCAAATGATAAATGATTAAAGATTGGAACACCTGATACACATAGTTTGTATTCATCGGGTTTATTATCGGAAGAATGGTTACATTTCAAGATTTGGTCAGCCTCCTTGTAATAATTACTTCTAATAGTACTATTATAAAGTATATCTTGTTTTATAACGTTGACTTAAATCAACTTCATAGAATAACCTTAATAGAAGAAGAATGGAAGCTTAGAGCGGGGGGATAGTTTGTACCATAGAATATGGACGGCTGGAAACATTGTACTAATCGTGGTATCGATCGTATATATTTGGTTCCTGCGCCCGCATGACAGTTCTTTAGTAATCACCAGTCAATTGTTTGCACAACTAGGTGTGCTGCTGTTTTTTATTAATATTAATATGTATTTTATTTTCCTTGTAATCAGGAAAACATCGATAAGAAAAATCAAGATTCGTCTCGCGAAATTCTCAAGAGTGTTGATGAAATGGCATATTAAGATTGCTGTACTAGGGACAACAGTGATGATCGGACATGCCGCAATCAACCTTTATGAAATCGGTCCCTTGATAGGATATAGTCATTTAAAGCTGTTAAGTGGATACCTGTCAATCATCTTACTTGCAGTCACATTAGGAGCAGGCTACCGTCGACATAAAAAAGCCTCAGGCTTCAGAAAAAAATTCCACAGATACACAGCATTGACCTTCCTAATCAGCTTTCTCATCCATATGTTCACACCAATTTAAATACTGTCCACCCCACGTGGACAAAATGGAGGAAATGTCTTTTCGTGGTGCCTGTCACCCTATTAGTCTTTTTGCCTCCATATATAAGGCTTGGATGAATTTTTTGATGTTGATACGGGTGTGACTTGTACTGTCGGGTATTTTGCCTTCTAATTCAAGCATTTTCATTCGGATTTGGCTGTAGTCGAAGAAACTGGATGAATAGTTTTCAAATTTAGGATTTGTGTAGTCTGTTAGTCCAAGTGACGCTATATGCTCCAGTGCTTGATGGATCGCTCGGCGAATGCGCTGCTCACTGGCTTTTATCTCCTTTCGGACCTCTAGAGGTGAAGCGGAATGTCCTAGCCGTTTTTCGATTGATTTTTCATACAACTCCTTAAGAGAGGGGGTTTCACGAATACCTTTTTTCTCTAAATAAGATAGAATTGCTAAGATATCCAGCAAGTCCTTGTTACCGCTATCGCCAATGATTCCGAGTTCCATTAAAATCTTCTTTCCTGCCTGGATAATTGGATTTTGAGTATTTCCTTTAACTCTATTAGTTTCATGTTTGGGTGAATGGTCCGTTAAAAAGCTTAACGACTTTTGAATGTCAGATAGCGAGTTCTCCAGCAGCAGATGTTCGGAAACCTTCTTTAATATATTTGTCACCTCAAGGCGATTTATCGGCTTAGTGATATAATGTTCGATACCTAGTGAATATGCTTCTCCTATCATGTCCTTCGATTCGACTTGAGAAATCATAATGATTTTTCCATCAAAGGAAGGTGCAACTTCCCTAACTGTTTCAATTCCATCGCGATTTGGCATGAGCAAATCTATGAGCAAAATATCGATATTCAGCTCAGCAAGAATATCGGCATAGACTTCTGATCCGTCTTCTGCTTCCCCAACGACTGTCCCAAGTCCTTCTTCCTCAATGATATTAGAAAGCATCACCCTGATTGCAGCGGAGTCATCAACAATAAAAAACTTCATAACGCTCATCCTTCCTGAGTTAAGCCTCTTACCGGCAGTTGAATTTCAAAGGTAGTTCTCTTTGTATTTGCAGGATCATCTAGCAGAGTAATTATTCCTCCATTCTCTTCAATGACGTTTTTGATATGTGATAACCCAATACCGTTGGAGGCAATTCCTGTATTGTCAAATTTCGTCGTGAAACCTGGCTCAAATATAAAGGGCTTATTTCTTGCGGATATGCCCGAACCGTTATCACTCACCTTTATAATTACCATGTCATTTGATCGGTTAACCGTAAGATTAATCTCCCCATGGTCAATAATGGCTTCAACTGCATTAGAAACAAGATTATTAATTAGTGAAAACAGAATAAAGGTGTGATAATGCGGCTGTTCTTCAGAAATTTGCACTTGGTAATTAATTTTCTTTCCAAGCATTTCCCCATAGTACTTATTTGCACTAATGATAGTCGCGGTAATTTCTCCAATATCCATAAAATCATTTAAATTATCTTGTGCCATTAGTTTTGATAAACCAGCATAAATTCTTTGACTGTCCTTTTTGATTTCATGCATTTCGCCGGCAATTCTCAAGGCACTTTCTGCTTGTTGATTACTACTTGACCCTTTTAAGTCACGGTATAGTTTGTAACAGGCACTAGTTAATTCCTCTGCATTCTTCGCGGATTTTTTCAGTTGAATCGATTCTACATATAAGTTAGAGATTAATAATAGAATCTCTTCATTCATCCTCCGCTGCTGTTCTTCTGCAAGCTTTGCTTCTCTCAAAATTAAGATATTAAAAAACCCGAGGACGAAGAAGCTACGAAAAATGGCAATCCCGCCAATAATCATAAAAGTTGAAAAGGTGATCGCCGTGTGAGATGAGATGCTACGGACAGAAATTTCCGCCATACTAGCGATTACTTCTATAACTACCCCAAGCAGACCAATGTAGAAGGGACTTTCATAAAGTGACTTGATTTTGCAAAAATAAAAAAGTAACGAGTAGACCAAATAATAGAAGAAAACAGGAAAATGTAATGAAAGGGCATCTGATAGCTCAATGGAATCAGCTTGAATTTCCGATAAGAATATCCTGAATAAAACGACTGCAGTTCCGGCTAATAACCCTGAAATAATTGGATTTATTTTTCGTAACCATAATAATATAAAGAAGAAAATAGGAGTTCCTAGACTAACCCGAAGGTCTCCATCAATTGGATAGAACTTCATCTCTCCTGCAATCGGAACAGCAATAATAATAAATATATAGGCTACTAGTTTTTCACTCATGTGATCACTTCCAAGTAAGAACTTCTTGTCTAAGATAAGATTACCTCTGTTTTAAGATGAAAAGCAGATGCGAAAATTGACAAATTTATTAAGTTTCTCATCCTTTTTGTTATTTCTTGTAGTTTTCCGTAGTCCTCAATATATGATTTAGAGGAACAAAGGAACACTAGTAAACGATGAAAGTTCCATTTTGTTCGCTTTCTTAGCCATTATCTTACTATGTAGCTTCACAGATTGAAAGCTAGTTCAACAAAGCGACATATTTTTTGTGAAGAATTTCACATATGTCACTTGAAAGCGGGTGAAATGTCTAGGATTCTTTTTATATTTTTTTTCAAAAAATAATTTACCTTATGGAGGTAACCAAGATGTTTTGGATTCAATTTTTAATCGTACTGGCATGTATTTTTATTGGAGCACGGTTAGGCGGAGTTGGCCTTGGAGTAATGGGTGGTGTGGGATTAGCTATTCTGGTATTCGTTTTCGGACTACAGCCTACATCAGCGCCAATTGATGTCATGCTAATGATTTTAGCGGTTATCACCGCTGCAGGAGCCTTGCAGGCCTCTGGCGGGATGGAATATCTTGTCCATCTAGCAGAAAAGGCATTACGAAAAAACCCAACGTATATCACCTACATTGCACCAATTGTAACGTATGTATTTACATTTTGTGCAGGAACTGGCCATGTGGCTTATTCCGTATTACCAGTTATTGCTGAAGTATCCCGTGAATCAGGAATTAGACCTGAACGACCAATGTCAATTGCAGTAATTGCTTCACAACAGGCAATCACAGCAAGTCCAATCTCAGCAGCTACTGTAGCTTTACTTGCTTTGTTAACAGATTTTGACGTTACTTTACTAGATATTCTGATGATTAGTATTCCTTCTACCTTTATCGCTTGTATGATCGCAGCTTTTGTATCAAGCAAAATGGGTAAAGAGTTAAATGCTGACCCAGAATACCTTAAACGCTTGGAGGAAGGACTTGCACCAATTAGAAAGGATAAGAAAGAATACAAGGCCAATAGAGGCTCAAAGCTTTCTGTTATGCTTTTCCTTCTTGCAGCAGTGCTCGTTGTTGTACTTGGATCATTTGAAAAATTACGTCCAAGCTGGATAATCGATGGCGTGGAAACAAGGATGTCAATGCCAATTTCAATTGAGATTGTCATGCTTACAATTGCAGCGTTAATTATCATCTTCTGTAAACCAAAGGTTGAAGATATTGTTTCCGGCAGTGTATTTAAAGCAGGTGCGGCAGCAGTAGTCGCCATCTTCGGGATTGCCTGGATGGGAGATACTTTCTTCCAAGGAAACATGGAGTTAGTTTCCGGATCCATTTCAGACCTAGTTACTGCAGCACCTTGGCTATTCGCGATTGCCTTATTCGGACTTTCCATCCTGCTTTATAGCCAGGCAGCAACAATTAGAACACTAATGCCATTAGGAATAGCATTAGGAATCAATCCGGCGTTACTCATTGCTATGTTCCCAGCTGTAAATGGTTATTTCTTTATTCCAAACTATCCAACAGTGGTTGCAGCCATTAACTTTGACCGTACTGGTACGACAAGAATTGGTAAATATATTCTAAACCACAGTTTCATGGTGCCTGGTTTAATTGCAACAATCGGAGCAGTTGGGATTGGTATATTACTAAGCACAATTCTACTATAATTAATTTTTTCAAAAAACAAGGCTGTGTTAATGCTCATTGCTGATTTATTTCACTATGTTGATTGCAGGTCAATCAACACGGCAAGGTTAGCACAGCCTAAAACAAAAATGAATTTGGAGATGACAAGAATGAGTAGTTCAGAAAATTTCCGTATTGAAAAAGACTTCCTTGGTGAAAAAGCGGTTCCGGCAGAAGCGTATTATGGTGTTCAAACCCTGCGTGCTGTTGAGAATTTTCCGATCACAGGATATCGAATTGATGAGGCTCTAATCAAAGCAATCGCAATGGTGAAAAAAGCATCGGCGTTTGCCAATGCTGAGATCGGTCAGTTAGATAGACAAGTGGCGAATGCGATCATGGATGCTGCTGATGAGGTATTGGAAGGGAAACTGCATGATCAGTTTATTGTTGATCCAATTCAAGGTGGAGCGGGTACTTCCATTAACATGAATACAAATGAAGTACTGGCAAACCGCGCACTTGAAATAATCGGGGAACAAAAAGGGAATTACAAAAAAATTAGCCCTAATACCCATGTTAATATGGCTCAATCAACTAATGATGCCTTTCCAACGGCCATCCATTTGTCTGCTCTTATGACATTGGAAGAGTTAATTAAGGTAATGGAAGAACTTCATTTAACATTCATGAAAAAGGCAAATGAGTTTGATGGCATGATTAAAATGGGCCGGACCCATTTACAGGATGCTGTTCCAATTCTGCTCAGCCAGGAATTCGAAGCCTATGCAAGGGTATTAAGAAGAGATATTAAGCGGATAAGCGCAACTCGTGAAAATTTATACGAAGTGAATATGGGTGCCACTGCAGTTGGAACGGGCTTAAACGCTGAACCAGAGTATATTGAAAAAACAGTAAAGTTTTTAGGAGAAATCACTGGGTTTCCAATTAAAGGCTCGGAAGACCTTGTAGACGGAACGCAAAATACAGACGTATATATTGAAGTATCCGCTGCATTAAAAATCTGTATGCTGAATATGTCAAAAATCGCAAATGACCTGCGGATGATGGCATCTGGTCCTCGTTGCGGCTTAGGTGAAATCAACCTGCCAGCTCGTCAGCCGGGATCTTCCATTA from Neobacillus sp. FSL H8-0543 includes:
- a CDS encoding Crp/Fnr family transcriptional regulator, with amino-acid sequence MKCNHSSDNKPDEYKLCVSGVPIFNHLSFDEMQKVVQSAHSKNYLKGEMIFQPGDLTEQLLIIHTGRVKIYRVSELGKEQLLRILEPGDFIGELSLFTSDTSANYAEAMSNTEICVIHRKDLQGMLVTHPEISLKVLEEIGKRLKEAEMTIERLSLQDAEKRVASYLIEQISSATNSEDGIAPITIVLPMSKKDLSSYIGTTQETLSRRLTTFQERGWIKQSGQRNIIILNKEELANIAH
- a CDS encoding response regulator, with translation MKFFIVDDSAAIRVMLSNIIEEEGLGTVVGEAEDGSEVYADILAELNIDILLIDLLMPNRDGIETVREVAPSFDGKIIMISQVESKDMIGEAYSLGIEHYITKPINRLEVTNILKKVSEHLLLENSLSDIQKSLSFLTDHSPKHETNRVKGNTQNPIIQAGKKILMELGIIGDSGNKDLLDILAILSYLEKKGIRETPSLKELYEKSIEKRLGHSASPLEVRKEIKASEQRIRRAIHQALEHIASLGLTDYTNPKFENYSSSFFDYSQIRMKMLELEGKIPDSTSHTRINIKKFIQALYMEAKRLIG
- a CDS encoding sensor histidine kinase, producing MSEKLVAYIFIIIAVPIAGEMKFYPIDGDLRVSLGTPIFFFILLWLRKINPIISGLLAGTAVVLFRIFLSEIQADSIELSDALSLHFPVFFYYLVYSLLFYFCKIKSLYESPFYIGLLGVVIEVIASMAEISVRSISSHTAITFSTFMIIGGIAIFRSFFVLGFFNILILREAKLAEEQQRRMNEEILLLISNLYVESIQLKKSAKNAEELTSACYKLYRDLKGSSSNQQAESALRIAGEMHEIKKDSQRIYAGLSKLMAQDNLNDFMDIGEITATIISANKYYGEMLGKKINYQVQISEEQPHYHTFILFSLINNLVSNAVEAIIDHGEINLTVNRSNDMVIIKVSDNGSGISARNKPFIFEPGFTTKFDNTGIASNGIGLSHIKNVIEENGGIITLLDDPANTKRTTFEIQLPVRGLTQEG
- a CDS encoding anaerobic C4-dicarboxylate transporter, translated to MFWIQFLIVLACIFIGARLGGVGLGVMGGVGLAILVFVFGLQPTSAPIDVMLMILAVITAAGALQASGGMEYLVHLAEKALRKNPTYITYIAPIVTYVFTFCAGTGHVAYSVLPVIAEVSRESGIRPERPMSIAVIASQQAITASPISAATVALLALLTDFDVTLLDILMISIPSTFIACMIAAFVSSKMGKELNADPEYLKRLEEGLAPIRKDKKEYKANRGSKLSVMLFLLAAVLVVVLGSFEKLRPSWIIDGVETRMSMPISIEIVMLTIAALIIIFCKPKVEDIVSGSVFKAGAAAVVAIFGIAWMGDTFFQGNMELVSGSISDLVTAAPWLFAIALFGLSILLYSQAATIRTLMPLGIALGINPALLIAMFPAVNGYFFIPNYPTVVAAINFDRTGTTRIGKYILNHSFMVPGLIATIGAVGIGILLSTILL
- the aspA gene encoding aspartate ammonia-lyase — protein: MSSSENFRIEKDFLGEKAVPAEAYYGVQTLRAVENFPITGYRIDEALIKAIAMVKKASAFANAEIGQLDRQVANAIMDAADEVLEGKLHDQFIVDPIQGGAGTSINMNTNEVLANRALEIIGEQKGNYKKISPNTHVNMAQSTNDAFPTAIHLSALMTLEELIKVMEELHLTFMKKANEFDGMIKMGRTHLQDAVPILLSQEFEAYARVLRRDIKRISATRENLYEVNMGATAVGTGLNAEPEYIEKTVKFLGEITGFPIKGSEDLVDGTQNTDVYIEVSAALKICMLNMSKIANDLRMMASGPRCGLGEINLPARQPGSSIMPGKVNPVMAEVLNQSAFQVVGNDLTISMASEAGQFELNVMEPVIVFNLLQSIKVMTNVLTVFREHCLTGITANKERMEAYVNNSVGIITAINPHVGYETAASIAREAIESGRPVREIVLEQEVLTAEELDTILHPFEMTNPGIAGKELLEKKRRQKEAEEKELAHV